In Populus alba chromosome 1, ASM523922v2, whole genome shotgun sequence, a single window of DNA contains:
- the LOC118043407 gene encoding anaphase-promoting complex subunit 6-like yields MREEQIEKLRGVVRDCVSKHLYSSGIFFADKVAALTNDPADIYMQAQALFLGRHYRRAYHLLNASKIVLRDLRFRYLAAKCLEELKEWDQCLLMLGDAKVDEHGDVYDTKDCNVMYLDKDSEDREINISAATCFLRGRAYEALENRALARQWYKAAIKADPLCYEALECLIENHMLTCEEETRLLSSLQFGPEDGWLSSFYSCLIKKYDKKSVVEAKFREVEKESCNSNPSSPSIKHTLKNDTDLLACKAEYFNQCGEYQKCFELTSDLLEKDPFHLKCTLVHIAAAMELGNSNELYLMASNLVKDYPQKALSWFAVGCYYYCIKKYDQSRRYFSKATSLDGTFAPAWIGFGNAYAAQEEGDQAMSAYRTAARLFPGCHLPTLYIGMEYMRTHSYKLAEQFFMQAKAICPSDPLVYNELGVVAYNMKEYNKSVLWFEKTLKHIPSLSQLWEPTIVNLAHAYRKLKIYHEAISYYERALTLSPRSLSTYAGLAYTYHLQDNFTAAITCYHKALWLKPDDQFCTEMLSLALVDEGRRGIDPKIEFR; encoded by the exons atgagagaagagCAAATAGAGAAGCTGCGAGGGGTAGTGCGCGACTGCGTGAGCAAGCACTTGTACTCCTCCGGCATTTTCTTCGCCGACAAAGTCGCCGCTTTAACAAACGACCCCGCCGACATCTACATGCAAGCCCAGGCTCTCTTCCTCGGCCGCCACTACCGTCGTGCCTACCACCTCCTCAACGCCTCCAAAATCGTCCTTCGCGACCTCCGCTTCCGCTACCTCGCCGCTAAATGCCTC GAGGAATTGAAAGAGTGGGACCAGTGTTTGTTAATGCTCGGTGATGCAAAGGTTGATGAGCATGGAGATGTATATGATACTAAAGATTGTAACGTTATGTACTTAGATAAGGATAGTGAAGATCGCGAGATCAAT ATTTCTGCAGCAACATGTTTTCTAAGAGGCAGGGCTTATGAAGCGTTGGAAAATCGTGCCCTGGCTCGACAGTG GTACAAAGCTGCTATCAAGGCCGATCCTTTATGCTATGAG GCTTTGGAATGCCTTATTGAAAATCACATGCTCACATGTGAAGAAG AAACAAGGCTGCTGTCCTCCTTGCAATTCGGTCCAGAAGATGGGTGGCTCTCTTCATTCTACTCATGCTTGATAAAAAAG TATGACAAAAAGAGTGTTGTAGAAGCCAAATTCAGAGAAGTTGAAAAAGAAAGCTGCAATAGCAATCCTTCTAGCCCATCTATCAAGCATACACTAAAAAATGATACTGATCTTTTGGCCTGCAAAGCAGAGTACTTCAATCAGTGTGGTGAATATCAGAAATGCTTCGAACTAACTTCAGA CCTGCTTGAGAAAGACCCTTTTCATTTGAAATGTACCTTAGTACACATAGCTGCTGCTATGGAGCTTGGAAATTCAAATGAGCTTTATCTTATGGCATCGAACTTAGTGAAGGATTATCCTCAAAA GGCTCTCTCATGGTTTGCTGTCGGCTGCTACTACTACTGTATCAAGAAGTATGATCAATCACGGCGTTATTTCAG CAAGGCTACAAGTCTAGATGGAACCTTTGCACCTGCTTGGATTGGCTTTGGGAATGCTTATGCTGCTCAAGAAGAGGGTGATCAAGCAATGTCGGCATACCGCACTGCTGCTCGTTTATTCCCAGG GTGCCATTTACCAACTTTGTATATTGGGATGGAGTACATGCGAACTCACAGCTATAAGCTTGCTGAGCAG tttttcatgCAGGCAAAGGCAATTTGCCCTTCAGATCCACTTGTATACAATGAACTTGGTGTTGTTGCTTATAACATGAAGGA GTACAATAAGTCTGTGTTGTGGTTTGAGAAGACTTTGAAGCACATTCCGTCTTTAAGTCAATTGTGGGAACCAACTATCGTTAATCTTGCCCATGCCTACAGAAAGTTGAA GATTTACCATGAAGCAATTTCATATTATGAGAGAGCACTTACACTATCACCTAGAAGCTTGAGTACTTATGCTGGTCTTGCATACACTTATCATTTGCAG GATAACTTTACTGCTGCAATCACATGCTACCACAAG gCCTTATGGCTGAAACCAGATGATCAATTTTGCACTGAAATGTTGAGCTTGGCACTTGTAGATGAAGGTCGTCGAGGCATAGACCCCAAAATTGAATTCCGCTGA